In Pseudomonadota bacterium, a single window of DNA contains:
- a CDS encoding monovalent cation/H+ antiporter subunit D family protein, translated as MIIESVKPLIPILIVLIVSVLIMLSGKRKNVREFWSIAGSILTFLSVASMVPDIMNGNRILYTVSTIAPGISFNFRVDALSLVFGIISSFLWIFATFYNIGYMRSLNEHAQTRYYACFAIAILGAQGVSYSGSLFSLYLFYEVITIFTYPLVAHHQDTEGYAGAKKYIVYLMGTSKGLLLPATILTYVLTGTLDFSDNITKGIFAKGTDSIWITVTYVLFLFGFAKAAIMPFHNWLPSAMVAPTPVSALLHAVAVVKAGVFCTCRVMLSIFGTELLQSLNLGIYTAYFVSITILVASIIALTKDDLKARLAYSTVSQLSYVIIGVALLDPSGIMGGIIHIANHGFSKITLFFCAGAIFVATQKRKISDMEGIGYAMPFTMGAFAIASLSMIGVPPVAGFVCKWYLLNGAMEIHNLPIVIILMTSTILNAGYFAPITIKAFFKNKGVGWNRANIKEAPVTMVVPLVLASLISVALGIFPQFFTQLIGRLIP; from the coding sequence ATGATCATTGAAAGTGTAAAACCTCTTATCCCGATACTGATTGTCTTAATTGTCTCTGTTCTTATCATGCTCTCAGGAAAACGGAAGAATGTGAGAGAATTCTGGTCCATTGCCGGTTCTATCCTTACCTTTCTTTCTGTCGCGAGCATGGTGCCCGATATAATGAACGGCAATAGGATTCTTTATACGGTTTCCACGATAGCACCGGGCATATCCTTCAATTTCAGGGTGGATGCCCTTTCCCTTGTCTTCGGCATCATATCTTCTTTTTTGTGGATTTTCGCAACCTTTTACAATATAGGCTATATGAGATCCCTTAATGAGCATGCTCAAACAAGGTATTATGCCTGCTTTGCCATTGCAATACTCGGCGCACAGGGCGTTTCCTATTCGGGAAGTCTGTTTTCACTCTATCTATTCTACGAAGTCATCACTATCTTTACCTATCCGCTTGTTGCCCATCATCAGGATACCGAAGGCTACGCCGGTGCAAAGAAATATATAGTATATCTTATGGGAACATCAAAGGGACTGCTGCTGCCGGCGACGATCCTTACTTATGTATTGACGGGTACACTCGATTTTTCGGATAACATAACAAAAGGTATATTTGCAAAAGGAACAGATAGCATCTGGATTACTGTAACATATGTGCTTTTCCTTTTCGGATTTGCAAAAGCAGCAATTATGCCTTTTCATAACTGGCTGCCTTCCGCAATGGTCGCGCCTACACCGGTGAGCGCGCTTCTACATGCTGTTGCTGTTGTGAAGGCAGGCGTATTTTGTACATGCCGGGTTATGCTTTCAATATTCGGCACTGAACTTTTACAGAGCCTGAACCTTGGTATATATACGGCGTATTTTGTCTCCATTACAATCCTTGTTGCATCAATCATAGCCCTGACTAAGGACGATCTGAAAGCCAGGCTTGCTTATTCAACGGTTAGCCAGTTGTCTTATGTGATAATTGGCGTAGCGCTTCTCGATCCATCCGGCATTATGGGCGGAATTATACATATTGCAAATCATGGTTTCAGCAAGATTACACTATTCTTTTGCGCAGGGGCAATATTTGTTGCAACCCAAAAGAGAAAGATTAGTGATATGGAAGGCATAGGTTATGCAATGCCATTTACAATGGGCGCCTTTGCCATTGCATCTTTGAGCATGATAGGTGTGCCGCCGGTTGCAGGTTTTGTATGCAAGTGGTATCTGCTAAACGGTGCAATGGAGATACACAACCTTCCTATTGTTATTATACTTATGACAAGCACCATACTGAATGCAGGTTATTTTGCCCCCATAACGATCAAAGCGTTTTTTAAGAACAAGGGAGTCGGCTGGAATAGGGCTAATATTAAAGAGGCTCCGGTTACTATGGTTGTGCCTCTAGTCCTTGCCTCGCTAATTTCGGTAGCATTAGGAATATTTCCCCAATTTTTTACACAACTTATCGGGAGACTCATTCCATGA
- the nuoK gene encoding NADH-quinone oxidoreductase subunit NuoK has protein sequence MTDTYIFNNLYIYLFLALFLLCCGILGILYRKTLIGMLISIELIMNGAGLNLVALNRFASPDNTYGQVFTLFIMGIAAAETAIALGIIILIFRKFGHIEGAKLKEMKD, from the coding sequence ATGACAGATACATACATTTTTAATAATCTTTATATATATTTGTTTTTAGCCCTTTTTCTTTTGTGCTGCGGCATTCTTGGCATTCTATACAGAAAAACACTTATAGGGATGCTTATATCCATAGAGCTTATAATGAATGGAGCGGGGCTGAATCTTGTTGCGTTAAACAGATTTGCGTCGCCCGATAATACATACGGGCAAGTGTTCACCCTTTTTATTATGGGAATAGCTGCGGCAGAAACAGCAATAGCCCTGGGTATTATTATTTTAATCTTCAGAAAATTCGGACATATTGAGGGCGCAAAGTTAAAGGAGATGAAGGATTAA